One Streptococcus sp. DTU_2020_1001019_1_SI_AUS_MUR_006 DNA window includes the following coding sequences:
- the pgsA gene encoding CDP-diacylglycerol--glycerol-3-phosphate 3-phosphatidyltransferase: MKKENIPNMLTLGRILFIPIFILLLSVGPSPVLHKIAAVIFAIASITDYLDGYLARKWQVVSNFGKFADPMADKLLVMSAFIMLVGLKMAPAWVVAIIICRELAVTGLRLLLVETGGTVLAAAMPGKIKTFSQMFAIIFLLLHWNVLGQITLYIALFFTVYSGYDYFKGSAYLFKGTFR, encoded by the coding sequence ATGAAAAAAGAGAATATTCCTAATATGCTTACGCTTGGTAGAATTTTATTTATTCCGATTTTTATTCTCCTTCTATCAGTTGGACCATCTCCTGTGTTACATAAAATAGCAGCAGTTATTTTTGCTATTGCCAGTATCACTGACTATCTAGATGGTTATTTAGCTAGAAAATGGCAAGTGGTTAGTAATTTCGGAAAGTTTGCAGATCCAATGGCTGATAAATTATTGGTCATGTCAGCCTTTATTATGTTGGTTGGTCTAAAGATGGCACCAGCTTGGGTGGTAGCAATAATTATTTGTCGTGAACTTGCTGTCACTGGTTTGCGCCTGCTCTTAGTTGAAACAGGAGGTACCGTTCTAGCTGCTGCCATGCCTGGAAAAATCAAGACATTTAGTCAGATGTTTGCGATAATATTTTTACTACTTCACTGGAATGTGCTTGGTCAGATAACTCTTTATATTGCCTTGTTCTTCACAGTTTATTCTGGTTATGATTATTTCAAGGGAAGCGCATATTTGTTTAAAGGAACCTTTCGTTAG
- a CDS encoding energy-coupling factor ABC transporter ATP-binding protein: MESIIEIKDLSFRYQADQEHYDVHNISFHVKRGEWLSIVGHNGSGKSTTVRLIDGLLEAESGEIWIDGDCLTPENVWEKRRKIGMVFQNPDNQFVGATVEDDVAFGLENQGIPLEEMKKRVSEALSLVGMAEFVKKEPARLSGGQKQRVAIAGVVALRPDILILDEATSMLDPEGRLELINIVQKIRKDHQMTVISITHDLDEVAMSDRVLVMKKGEVESTSTPRELFSRSDLDQIGLDQPFVNQLKDSLRTSGLKLPEHYLTEEELEEALWELF, from the coding sequence ATGGAATCGATTATTGAGATAAAAGACCTGTCTTTTCGATATCAGGCAGATCAAGAACATTATGATGTTCATAACATTTCGTTTCACGTGAAACGTGGAGAATGGTTGTCAATCGTTGGTCATAATGGTAGTGGTAAATCAACGACAGTTCGCTTGATTGATGGTTTGCTCGAGGCTGAATCTGGAGAAATTTGGATAGACGGTGATTGCCTAACTCCAGAAAATGTTTGGGAAAAAAGACGTAAGATTGGTATGGTCTTTCAAAATCCTGATAACCAATTCGTAGGAGCAACTGTTGAAGACGACGTTGCTTTTGGACTGGAAAATCAAGGAATCCCACTTGAAGAGATGAAGAAACGCGTTTCTGAGGCTTTATCATTGGTTGGTATGGCCGAATTTGTTAAAAAGGAACCAGCTCGCTTGTCAGGAGGTCAGAAGCAGAGAGTAGCTATTGCAGGTGTTGTTGCTCTGCGACCAGATATTTTAATCTTGGATGAGGCTACAAGTATGTTGGACCCTGAGGGACGATTAGAGTTGATTAATATAGTCCAGAAGATTCGCAAAGACCATCAGATGACAGTCATCTCCATTACGCATGATCTGGATGAGGTGGCCATGAGTGACAGAGTTTTAGTGATGAAAAAAGGAGAAGTCGAGTCAACTAGCACTCCTAGAGAGTTATTTTCTAGATCGGATTTAGATCAAATTGGCTTAGATCAACCCTTTGTCAACCAATTAAAAGATTCGCTACGTACTAGTGGCTTGAAATTACCAGAGCACTACCTGACCGAGGAGGAGCTCGAGGAGGCTTTATGGGAATTATTCTAG
- the rodZ gene encoding cytoskeleton protein RodZ, with translation MRKKTIGEVLRLARINQGLSLEELHRKTDIQLDLLEAMESDDFDKLPSTFYARSFLRKYAWAVELDENIVLDAYDSGSMITYEEVDVDEIELSGRRRSNRKKNSFLPLFYFVLFSLSILIFVTYYVWNYIKTQPTASSAATYSVVSSTSSSSSVASSSSQATNSSSSSEATTLTVSGQGDALSVEYKTFKDSADLQLSVTDAASWISVSDTDLAGGVTLEPNNKIAKTTISKGSPVTITLGVVKGVSVKIDNKEIDTSKLTGQTGWITLTLSSN, from the coding sequence ATGAGAAAAAAAACAATTGGCGAGGTCTTACGCCTTGCAAGGATTAACCAAGGACTGAGCTTAGAGGAATTGCACAGAAAGACAGATATTCAGCTGGATTTGTTGGAGGCAATGGAGTCAGATGATTTTGACAAACTACCGAGTACTTTTTATGCTCGTTCATTTTTGAGAAAGTATGCTTGGGCTGTTGAATTAGATGAAAATATCGTTCTAGATGCCTATGATTCGGGAAGTATGATTACTTATGAAGAAGTTGATGTAGATGAGATTGAACTTTCAGGACGTAGACGGTCTAATCGAAAGAAAAATTCATTTCTCCCGCTATTTTACTTTGTTCTTTTTTCTTTATCAATTTTAATTTTTGTAACCTACTATGTGTGGAATTATATTAAAACCCAACCAACTGCGTCTTCTGCAGCAACTTATAGTGTTGTGAGTTCAACAAGTAGCTCTAGTAGTGTAGCATCAAGTAGTAGTCAAGCTACTAATTCATCAAGTTCGAGTGAGGCAACTACTTTGACTGTTTCAGGTCAGGGAGATGCTTTATCAGTGGAATATAAGACATTTAAAGATTCTGCGGATCTTCAATTATCTGTAACAGATGCAGCAAGTTGGATTAGTGTTTCGGATACTGATTTAGCAGGAGGAGTGACTCTTGAACCTAATAATAAAATAGCTAAAACAACCATTTCTAAAGGATCTCCAGTAACCATAACATTGGGTGTTGTTAAAGGAGTGTCAGTGAAAATTGATAATAAGGAAATTGACACTTCAAAATTAACTGGTCAAACTGGTTGGATTACTCTAACATTAAGTTCAAACTAA
- the rpsB gene encoding 30S ribosomal protein S2 has protein sequence MAVISMKQLLEAGVHFGHQTRRWNPKMAKYIFTERNGIHVIDLQQTVKYADQAYDFMRDAAANDAVVLFVGTKKQAADAVAEEAVRSGQYFINHRWLGGTLTNWGTIQKRIARLKEIKRMEEDGTFEVLPKKEVALLNKQRARLEKFLGGIEDMPRIPDVMYVVDPHKEQIAVKEAKKLGIPVVAMVDTNTDPDDIDVIIPANDDAIRAVKLITAKLADAIIEGRQGEDAVAAVEAEFAASEAQADSIEEIVEVVEGDNA, from the coding sequence ATGGCAGTAATTTCAATGAAACAACTTCTTGAGGCTGGTGTACACTTTGGTCACCAAACTCGTCGCTGGAACCCTAAGATGGCTAAGTACATCTTCACTGAACGTAACGGAATCCACGTTATCGACTTGCAACAAACTGTAAAATACGCTGACCAAGCATACGATTTCATGCGTGATGCTGCAGCTAACGATGCAGTTGTATTGTTTGTTGGTACTAAGAAACAAGCAGCTGATGCAGTTGCTGAAGAAGCAGTACGTTCAGGTCAATACTTCATCAACCACCGTTGGTTGGGTGGAACTCTTACAAACTGGGGAACAATCCAAAAACGTATCGCTCGTTTGAAAGAAATCAAACGTATGGAAGAAGATGGAACTTTTGAAGTTCTTCCTAAGAAAGAAGTTGCACTTCTTAACAAACAACGTGCACGTCTTGAAAAATTCTTGGGTGGTATCGAAGATATGCCTCGTATTCCAGATGTAATGTACGTAGTTGACCCACATAAAGAGCAAATCGCTGTTAAAGAAGCTAAAAAATTGGGAATCCCAGTTGTAGCGATGGTTGATACAAACACAGATCCAGACGATATCGATGTAATCATCCCAGCTAACGATGATGCTATTCGCGCAGTTAAGTTGATTACAGCTAAATTGGCAGACGCTATCATCGAAGGTCGCCAAGGTGAAGATGCTGTTGCAGCAGTTGAAGCAGAATTTGCAGCTTCAGAAGCTCAAGCAGACTCAATCGAAGAAATCGTTGAAGTTGTAGAAGGCGACAACGCTTAA
- a CDS encoding energy-coupling factor transporter transmembrane protein EcfT, producing the protein MDNMILGRYIPGNSIIHRLDPRSKLVAMILLIIIAFWANNPITNLILFIATGIFVVLSAVPLSFFIKGLRSMFFLIAFTTLFQLFFISGGQVLFEMGFIKITSYGIEQAGIIFCRFVLIIFFSTLLTLTTMPLSLATAVESLLGPLKRFKVPVHEIGLMLSMSLRFVPTLMDDTIRIMNAQKARGVDFGEGNVIQKVKAMIPILIPLFATSLKRADSLATAMEARGYQGGNGRSQYRQLNWMNRDSIALLFVCVLGAILFLLKS; encoded by the coding sequence ATGGATAATATGATTTTAGGTCGATACATACCAGGAAATTCGATTATTCATCGTTTGGATCCTCGTAGTAAGTTAGTAGCAATGATTTTATTGATCATCATCGCTTTTTGGGCCAATAATCCAATTACAAATCTCATACTCTTCATTGCAACAGGCATATTTGTCGTTTTATCAGCAGTTCCCTTATCTTTTTTTATAAAAGGATTGCGATCTATGTTTTTTCTGATTGCTTTTACAACCCTTTTTCAACTGTTCTTTATCTCTGGTGGTCAAGTCTTGTTCGAGATGGGATTTATAAAAATTACAAGCTATGGTATTGAGCAGGCAGGAATTATTTTTTGTCGTTTTGTGTTGATTATCTTTTTCTCAACCTTGCTTACTTTGACAACCATGCCATTGAGCTTGGCAACAGCGGTTGAATCCTTGCTTGGACCTTTAAAAAGATTTAAGGTTCCAGTTCATGAGATTGGACTCATGTTGTCAATGAGTTTACGTTTTGTGCCAACCTTGATGGATGATACGATTCGAATTATGAATGCTCAAAAGGCGCGTGGTGTTGATTTTGGAGAAGGTAATGTAATTCAAAAGGTTAAGGCTATGATTCCTATTTTGATTCCTTTGTTCGCTACAAGTTTGAAACGAGCGGATTCTCTTGCTACAGCCATGGAAGCTAGAGGCTATCAAGGTGGTAATGGACGTAGCCAGTATCGACAGTTAAATTGGATGAACAGAGACAGTATAGCGCTATTATTTGTTTGTGTATTGGGTGCAATTCTATTTTTGCTAAAATCTTAG
- the mreD gene encoding rod shape-determining protein MreD, with the protein MRLLKQIGMFLLLPIVVLIDSHLGQFVNSFFPHFQIVSHFIFIFLLFETIEVSEYLFLVYCLFIGLIYDIYFFHLVGIASLLFVIIGAIIYKNNAIILSNRWTRLLAILMMTFSFEFGSFLLAQMIGLTAESITVFIVYGLVPSMILNCLWMLVFQFIFEKIYL; encoded by the coding sequence ATGAGACTGTTGAAGCAGATAGGGATGTTTTTACTCTTGCCTATAGTTGTCTTAATAGACAGTCATTTAGGGCAATTTGTAAATAGTTTTTTTCCACATTTTCAAATTGTGAGTCACTTTATCTTCATCTTCTTGTTGTTTGAAACTATTGAAGTATCGGAGTATCTATTTTTAGTTTATTGCTTATTTATTGGTCTTATATACGATATTTATTTTTTCCATTTAGTAGGGATTGCTAGTCTTCTTTTTGTGATTATTGGTGCGATCATTTATAAAAATAATGCGATTATTTTATCAAATAGATGGACTAGACTATTAGCTATTTTAATGATGACTTTCTCTTTTGAATTTGGTAGTTTTCTTCTAGCGCAAATGATTGGATTAACTGCTGAAAGTATAACAGTCTTTATCGTTTATGGTCTAGTTCCGTCAATGATATTAAACTGTCTATGGATGTTAGTTTTCCAGTTTATTTTTGAAAAAATATATCTATAA
- a CDS encoding energy-coupling factor transporter ATPase — protein MGIILDNVSYTYQEGTPFASAALSDVSLSIEDGSYTAIIGHTGSGKSTILQLLNGLLVPTKGSVRVFDTLITPTSVNKQIRQIRKQVGLVFQFAENQIFEETVLKDVAFGPQNFGVSVEEAEAIAREKLALVGIDESLFERSPFELSGGQMRRVAIAGILAMEPSILVLDEPTAGLDPIGRKELMALFKKLHQDGITIVLVTHLMDDVAEFADQVYVMEKGKLVKGGKPSLVFQNVEFMEKIQLGVPKITRFAQRLVDRGISFKQLPITIEEFKEFING, from the coding sequence ATGGGAATTATTCTAGACAATGTTAGTTATACGTATCAAGAAGGAACGCCGTTTGCCTCAGCTGCCTTGTCCGACGTCAGTTTGTCAATAGAGGATGGCTCTTATACTGCGATTATTGGGCATACAGGAAGTGGGAAATCTACAATTCTACAACTCTTGAATGGTTTGTTGGTCCCTACAAAGGGAAGTGTTCGTGTCTTTGATACATTGATTACACCAACATCCGTCAATAAGCAAATTCGTCAAATTCGCAAACAAGTGGGCTTGGTATTTCAGTTTGCAGAGAACCAAATTTTTGAGGAAACTGTCCTAAAAGATGTGGCTTTTGGACCTCAAAATTTTGGAGTTTCTGTAGAAGAGGCAGAAGCTATTGCGCGTGAAAAACTAGCTTTAGTAGGAATCGATGAATCACTCTTTGAACGAAGTCCATTTGAACTCTCAGGTGGACAAATGAGGCGGGTTGCTATTGCTGGAATTTTGGCGATGGAGCCTAGCATTTTGGTCTTAGACGAACCAACAGCTGGTTTGGATCCAATTGGTCGAAAAGAGTTGATGGCCTTGTTTAAAAAGCTTCATCAAGATGGCATAACAATTGTTCTAGTAACCCACCTTATGGATGATGTGGCCGAATTTGCTGACCAAGTTTATGTGATGGAAAAAGGGAAACTAGTTAAGGGTGGGAAGCCAAGTCTTGTCTTTCAAAATGTCGAATTTATGGAAAAAATCCAATTGGGTGTTCCTAAAATCACACGATTTGCTCAAAGGCTAGTTGACAGAGGAATTTCTTTCAAACAATTGCCGATAACGATAGAGGAGTTTAAGGAGTTTATCAATGGATAA
- the pcsB gene encoding peptidoglycan hydrolase PcsB has protein sequence MKKKILASLLLSTVLVSQGAVLSSVKANTTDEKIAAQDSKISNLTAQQKEAQKQVDEIQTKVSAIQSEQEKLQSENEKLQEESKKLEGEIAELSKNIVARNASLENQARSAQTNGTATSYINTIINSDSITEAISRVAAMSEIVSANNKMLQQQKEDKKAISEKQVANNEAINTVIANQQTLADDAQALTTKQAELKVAELNLAAEKATAENEKTSLLEQKAAAEAEAKAAAEAEAAYKARQASQQQSVAASANTSFAAQVQATSSSSSSDDDSSYTPVATRTTSRPTYSTNASSYPTGECTWGAKTLAPWAGDYWGNGAQWATSAAAAGFRTGSQPQVGAIACWNDGGYGHVAVVTAVSSSSSIQVSESNYGGDRTIGNKRGWFNPTTTSEGYVTYIYPN, from the coding sequence ATGAAGAAAAAAATCCTAGCATCACTTTTGTTAAGTACAGTATTGGTCTCACAAGGAGCTGTTCTTTCAAGTGTTAAAGCAAATACAACAGATGAAAAGATTGCTGCTCAAGATAGTAAAATTAGTAACTTGACAGCTCAACAGAAAGAAGCTCAAAAACAAGTAGACGAAATTCAAACTAAAGTTTCAGCTATTCAATCAGAGCAAGAAAAATTGCAATCTGAAAACGAAAAACTTCAAGAAGAATCTAAAAAACTTGAAGGTGAAATCGCAGAGCTTTCAAAAAATATTGTAGCTCGTAATGCATCGCTTGAAAACCAAGCTCGTAGTGCACAAACGAACGGAACTGCTACAAGCTACATCAATACGATTATTAACTCTGACTCAATCACAGAAGCTATTTCTCGTGTAGCAGCTATGAGTGAAATCGTATCAGCAAACAATAAAATGTTGCAGCAACAAAAAGAAGATAAGAAAGCTATCTCTGAAAAACAAGTTGCAAACAACGAAGCAATCAATACAGTCATTGCTAACCAACAAACACTTGCTGACGATGCTCAAGCTTTGACAACAAAACAAGCAGAATTGAAAGTAGCTGAGTTAAATCTTGCAGCTGAAAAAGCTACAGCAGAAAATGAAAAAACTAGCTTGTTGGAGCAAAAAGCAGCAGCAGAGGCAGAAGCTAAAGCGGCAGCAGAGGCAGAAGCAGCTTATAAAGCTAGACAAGCAAGTCAACAACAATCAGTTGCAGCATCAGCAAATACAAGCTTTGCTGCACAAGTGCAAGCAACTTCAAGTTCTTCATCATCAGATGATGATTCAAGCTACACACCTGTAGCTACTCGTACAACATCACGTCCAACATATAGTACAAATGCTTCAAGTTATCCAACTGGTGAATGTACTTGGGGAGCTAAAACATTGGCACCTTGGGCTGGAGATTATTGGGGTAACGGAGCGCAGTGGGCAACAAGTGCAGCTGCAGCAGGATTCCGTACTGGTTCTCAACCACAAGTTGGTGCGATTGCATGTTGGAATGATGGAGGATATGGACACGTAGCGGTTGTTACAGCTGTTTCATCATCATCAAGTATTCAGGTATCTGAATCTAACTACGGTGGAGATCGTACAATTGGTAACAAACGTGGATGGTTCAACCCAACTACGACTTCTGAAGGTTATGTTACTTACATCTATCCAAACTAA
- the yfmH gene encoding EF-P 5-aminopentanol modification-associated protein YfmH — MTRPTFQKKYYPAVKETLYQTRLENGLTVTLLPKKDFNEVYGVVSVQVGSVDTRFTVDDKDLQQYPQGIAHFLEHKLFEREDSGDVMAAFTELGAESNAFTSFTNTSYLFSTSENVLECLDLLEELVTTFNMTEESVEREKDIIQQEREMYQDDPDSCLFFKTLANLYPESSLASDIVGSENSIDAICLEDLKENFKEFYRPVNSNIFLVGNFDFELLEDYFAKKSHPQEKKHEFKREKIPLHPVKTTESLRMDVASPKLAIGIRGNEDIGSRDQYRYHLLLKLLFTMMFGWTSQRFQKLYETGKLDASLSLEIEVDPRFHFVILTMDTKEPVALSHQFRKAIRNFMKDEDVTEDHLDIVKTEMYGEFLHSMDSLEYIATQYHPTDTGSTLFDLPKLLQEITLEDVLEAGHDLIDNSDMIDCTIFPI; from the coding sequence ATGACCAGACCTACTTTTCAAAAGAAATATTATCCTGCTGTAAAAGAAACTTTGTATCAAACTAGATTAGAAAATGGTTTGACAGTTACTTTACTACCTAAAAAGGACTTTAACGAGGTTTATGGCGTTGTAAGTGTCCAAGTCGGTTCTGTTGACACAAGGTTTACAGTGGATGATAAGGACTTACAACAATATCCACAAGGAATCGCTCATTTCTTAGAACATAAGCTTTTTGAAAGAGAAGATTCTGGAGATGTTATGGCAGCTTTTACAGAGTTGGGTGCTGAAAGTAATGCCTTTACGAGCTTTACGAACACTAGCTATCTTTTCTCGACTTCTGAAAATGTTCTAGAGTGTTTAGATTTGCTAGAAGAACTTGTCACTACTTTCAATATGACTGAAGAATCTGTGGAACGCGAAAAGGATATCATTCAACAGGAAAGAGAAATGTATCAGGATGATCCGGATTCTTGTCTATTTTTCAAGACTTTGGCAAATCTCTATCCAGAAAGTTCTTTAGCTTCAGATATTGTTGGTAGTGAAAACTCTATTGATGCTATTTGTTTGGAGGATTTAAAAGAGAACTTTAAAGAGTTTTACAGACCTGTCAATAGTAATATCTTTTTAGTGGGGAATTTTGATTTTGAACTCCTTGAAGATTATTTTGCTAAGAAATCTCATCCTCAAGAAAAAAAACATGAGTTTAAGAGAGAAAAAATACCTTTACATCCTGTAAAGACTACTGAAAGTTTACGGATGGACGTGGCTTCTCCAAAACTAGCAATCGGTATTAGAGGAAATGAAGATATCGGAAGTCGAGATCAGTATCGTTATCATCTTTTATTGAAATTGTTGTTTACAATGATGTTTGGTTGGACTTCACAAAGATTTCAAAAATTATATGAGACAGGTAAACTGGATGCTTCCCTGTCTCTAGAAATAGAAGTTGATCCTCGTTTCCATTTTGTGATATTAACAATGGATACAAAGGAACCTGTGGCACTTTCTCATCAATTTCGTAAAGCTATTCGCAATTTTATGAAAGATGAGGATGTAACTGAGGATCACTTGGATATTGTGAAAACTGAGATGTATGGAGAATTTCTTCATAGTATGGATTCCCTAGAATACATTGCCACTCAGTATCATCCAACCGATACAGGTTCTACCCTGTTTGACCTTCCTAAACTTTTGCAGGAAATTACTCTTGAGGATGTTCTAGAAGCAGGACATGATTTGATAGATAATAGCGATATGATTGATTGTACAATTTTTCCGATATAA
- the tsf gene encoding translation elongation factor Ts encodes MAEITAKLVKELREKSGAGVMDAKKALVEVEGDIEKAIELLREKGMAKAAKKADRVAAEGLTGVYVDGNVAAVVEVNAETDFVAKNAQFVELVNATAKAIAEGKPANNEEALALTMPSGETLEAAYVSATATIGEKISFRRFALIEKTDAQHFGAYQHNGGRIGVISVIEGGDEALAKQISMHIAAMKPTVLSYKELDEQFVKDELAQLNHVIDQDNESRAMVGKPALPHLKYGSKAQLTDEVIAQAEADIKAELAAEGKPEKIWDKIIPGKMDRFLLDNTKVDQAYTLLAQVYIMDDSKTVEAYLESVNASVVEFARFEVGEGIEKAANDFEAEVAATMAAALNN; translated from the coding sequence ATGGCAGAAATTACAGCTAAACTTGTTAAAGAGTTGCGTGAAAAATCTGGTGCTGGTGTCATGGACGCTAAAAAAGCATTAGTTGAAGTTGAAGGCGATATCGAAAAAGCGATCGAATTGCTTCGCGAAAAAGGTATGGCAAAAGCAGCTAAGAAAGCTGACCGTGTTGCTGCAGAAGGTTTGACTGGTGTTTATGTTGACGGTAACGTTGCAGCAGTTGTTGAAGTAAATGCTGAAACTGACTTCGTTGCGAAAAACGCTCAATTTGTTGAGTTGGTAAACGCAACAGCTAAAGCAATCGCTGAAGGAAAACCAGCTAATAACGAAGAAGCTCTTGCTTTGACAATGCCTTCAGGTGAAACTCTTGAAGCAGCTTATGTGTCTGCAACAGCAACTATCGGAGAAAAAATCTCATTCCGTCGCTTTGCTTTGATTGAAAAAACAGATGCACAACACTTCGGAGCATACCAACACAACGGTGGACGTATCGGTGTTATCTCTGTAATCGAAGGTGGAGACGAAGCACTTGCTAAACAAATCTCAATGCATATTGCAGCGATGAAACCAACAGTTCTTTCTTACAAAGAATTGGATGAGCAATTTGTTAAAGATGAGTTGGCACAATTGAACCACGTTATCGACCAAGATAATGAAAGCCGTGCTATGGTTGGTAAACCAGCTCTTCCACACTTGAAATATGGATCAAAAGCTCAATTGACTGATGAAGTGATTGCTCAAGCTGAAGCTGATATTAAAGCTGAGTTGGCTGCAGAAGGCAAACCAGAAAAAATCTGGGATAAAATCATCCCAGGTAAAATGGATCGTTTCTTGCTTGACAACACTAAAGTTGACCAAGCATACACACTTCTTGCACAAGTTTACATCATGGATGACAGCAAGACAGTTGAAGCTTACCTTGAATCAGTTAACGCTTCAGTAGTTGAATTCGCTCGCTTTGAAGTTGGTGAAGGTATCGAAAAAGCTGCAAACGACTTTGAAGCAGAAGTTGCAGCTACAATGGCAGCAGCCTTGAATAACTAA
- the mreC gene encoding rod shape-determining protein MreC produces MNRFKKSKYIIVLFVVVLVVSVFLVTTQSSAVVTKAGDGISLVDRIVQKPFQWLSSVKSDLGRLTRTYNENETLKKELYQMKKETNEAESLKEENEQLRQLLDMKSKLSATKLIASDVIMRTPATWKQELTIDAGSQQGVTSNMLVIAGGGLIGSVGKIEDNSTVVNLLTNAENTEKISVKIQHGSTSIYGIIIGYDKEKDLLKISQLNSSSDISQGDKVVTGGLGNFNATDIPVGEVESVTHSNDYLTREVLVKLQSDSMNTKVVELVGNQS; encoded by the coding sequence ATGAACCGTTTTAAAAAATCAAAATATATCATTGTTCTATTTGTCGTTGTATTAGTAGTATCCGTTTTTTTAGTAACAACACAATCAAGTGCAGTTGTAACAAAAGCTGGAGATGGCATTTCATTAGTCGATAGAATAGTGCAAAAGCCTTTTCAATGGCTTTCTTCCGTAAAATCTGATTTAGGTCGTTTGACCAGAACCTATAACGAGAATGAAACTCTCAAAAAAGAACTCTATCAGATGAAGAAGGAAACGAATGAAGCAGAAAGTTTGAAGGAAGAAAATGAGCAACTACGTCAGTTATTGGATATGAAGTCAAAATTGAGTGCAACCAAGTTAATTGCTTCTGACGTCATCATGAGAACTCCTGCAACCTGGAAACAAGAGTTGACAATTGATGCAGGTTCTCAACAAGGCGTGACCAGTAATATGCTTGTGATTGCTGGTGGGGGACTGATTGGAAGCGTGGGAAAGATTGAAGATAACTCTACTGTGGTCAACTTATTGACCAACGCGGAAAATACGGAGAAAATCTCCGTTAAAATTCAGCACGGTTCTACTAGTATATATGGTATTATCATTGGGTACGACAAAGAAAAAGACTTGCTTAAAATAAGCCAGTTAAATAGTAGTAGTGATATCAGTCAAGGAGACAAGGTAGTAACTGGTGGTCTTGGTAATTTTAATGCTACTGACATTCCAGTAGGTGAGGTCGAATCTGTGACGCATAGCAATGACTATCTGACAAGAGAGGTGTTAGTCAAACTTCAGTCTGATTCAATGAATACCAAAGTCGTAGAGTTAGTGGGGAACCAATCATGA